Proteins found in one Oryza glaberrima chromosome 4, OglaRS2, whole genome shotgun sequence genomic segment:
- the LOC127771973 gene encoding LOW QUALITY PROTEIN: probable protein phosphatase 2C 38 (The sequence of the model RefSeq protein was modified relative to this genomic sequence to represent the inferred CDS: inserted 1 base in 1 codon) yields the protein MVAVTPGRRRRPAGCAAGHHHQHQQQRLLAVAARLAAAKPAATTEAAVYGGGGGGCCLEFLDCVLRAMGVATPAEIMPPADFRWATRPMRRRRRGGSSSPRDREPRDGRIAANGASAAASLYTMRGNKGVNQDAMLVWENFCSKEDTIFCGVFDGHGPYGHLVSKRVRDLLPIKLSANLGRDGHKETSTSIVTSSMTEGGGTERMDRDTETPLGTEENGEYPEMFAALRTSLLRAFYVMDRDLKFHKTIDSVFSGTTAVTVIKQGHDLLIGNLGDSRAVLGTRDEYDQFFAVQLTVDLKPTIPSEAARIRERSGRIFSLPDEPDVARVWLPKYNMPGLAMARAFGDFCLKDYGLTSMPDVSYHRITEKDEFVVLATDGVWDVLSNAEVVSIVSQAKSEASAARFVVESAQRAWRTRFPTSKIDDCAVVCLFLNTDARNKPPGSGIKDLANAIELGGGNXFLTIKSSTRALTDLVTALVTGDGWPVLDGVSKNLR from the exons ATGGTGGCGGTGACGCCGGGCAGGCGCCGCCGGCCTGCAGGATGCGCCGCGgggcaccaccaccagcaccagcagcagaGGCTGctggccgtcgccgcccgcctcgccgcggcgaaGCCGGCGGCCACTACGGAGGCCGCCGTGtacggtggcggaggaggaggatgctgcCTCGAGTTCCTCGACTGCGTGCTCCGGGCGATGGGCGTCGCCACCCCCGCCGAGATCATGCCCCCCGCGGACTTCAGGTGGGCCACGCGCccgatgcggcggcgccgccgcgggggctcctcctcgccgcgcgacCGCGAGCCGAGGGACGGCCGGATCGCCGCCAACGGCGCCTCCGCTGCTGCCTCGCTCTACACGATGCGGGGCAACAAGGGCGTCAACCAGGACGCCATGCTTGTCTGGGAG AATTTCTGTTCAAAGGAAGATACAATTTTTTGTGGTGTTTTTGATGGCCATGGACCATATGGCCATTTGGTGTCCAAGAGGGTCAGAGATCTCCTCCCTATAAAGTTGAGTGCAAATTTAGGAAGAGATGGACACAAAGAAACTTCAACTAGCATTGTCACGAGCAGCATGACTGAAGGTGGTGGCACCGAACGCATGGATAGAGATACTGAAACTCCCCTGGGAACAGAGGAGAATGGAGAGTACCCCGAGATGTTTGCTGCATTGAGAACTTCATTATTAAGGGCATTTTATGTAATGGACAGGGATCTTAAGTTTCATAAAACCATTGACTCTGTGTTCAGTGGTACTACAGCAGTCACAGTGATCAAGCAG GGACATGATCTCCTGATTGGAAACTTGGGGGATTCTAGAGCTGTCTTGGGAACTAGAGATGAATATGACCAGTTTTTTGCTGTACAATTGACAGTTGACCTGAAGCCTACCATTCCAA GTGAAGCTGCACGAATTAGGGAACGAAGTGGCAGAATATTCTCTCTGCCAGATGAGCCAGATGTTGCTCGTGTTTGGCTTCCGAAGTACAACATGCCAGGGTTGGCCATGGCAAGAGCATTTGGAGACTTTTGTCTAAAGGATTATGGTCTAACTTCTATGCCTGATGTTTCCTACCACCGCATCACTGAAAAGGATGAATTTGTTGTGTTGGCAACTGATGGG GTGTGGGATGTACTTTCCAACGCAGAAGTTGTTAGCATTGTCAGCCAAGCCAAGTCAGAAGCCTCAGCGGCACGATTTGTTGTTGAATCAGCTCAACGTGCATGGAGAACACGGTTCCCCACATCAAAAATTGATGACTGTGCTGTTGTCTGCCTGTTCTTGAATACAGATGCTAGAAATAAACCCCCCGGTTCAGGAATCAAAGATTTGGCCAATGCCATAGAACTGGGTGGTGGTA CTTTCTTGACCATCAAATCAAGCACTAGGGCTCTTACCGATCTCGTTACTGCATTGGTAACAGGTGATGGGTGGCCTGTCCTTGATGGTGTCTCGAAAAATCTGCGATAG
- the LOC127772337 gene encoding FACT complex subunit SPT16: MADNGNAKPGGGGSGAYTINLDNFSKRLKVFYDHWKEHNSDLWGSSNAIAIATPPPSEDLRYLKSSALDVWLLGYEFPETIIVFMHKQIHFLCSQKKANLIGTLKKAANDAVGADIVLHVKAKNDSGVGLMEDIVRAVCAQSKSDDPIVGHIAKEAPEGKLLEAWADKLSSSSVQLTDITNGFSELFAMKDTSEITCVKKASYLTSSVMKNFVVPKLEKVIDEERKVTHSSLMDETEKAILDPLKVKVKLKAENVDICYPPVFQSGGKFDLKPGASSNDDYLYYDSASVIICAIGARYGNYCSNMARTFLIDATPTQSKAYETLMKAHEAALEALKPGNRMSAVYQAAVDVIEKNAPELLPNLTKSAGTGIGLEFRESGLNLNPKNDRIIKAGMVFNVSLGLHNLQAETKSEKTKQYSLLLADTCLVPLENLTASCSKLLKDVAYSFNDEDEVLPVKKVEVNAKEALPPTKATLRSDNQEMSKEELRRQHQAELARQKNEETARRLAGVGSGSGDGRGPSRSSNELVAYKNVNDVPYARELVIQVDQKNEAVLLPIYGSMVPFHVSTVKSVTSHQDNRTCTIRIFFNVPGMPFSNDSNLKSQGAIYLKEITFRSKDPRHSSEVVQQIKTLRRQVASRESERAERATLVTQEKLQLASNRNKPVRLSDVWIRPAFGGRGRKLTGTLESHVNGFRYSTSRADERVDIMYGNVKHAFFQPAEKEMITLLHFHLHNHIMVGNKKTKDVQFYVEVMDVVQTLGGNRRSALDPDEIEEEQRERDRKNRINMDFQNFVNKVNDHWSQPQFKGLDLEFDVPLRELGFHGVPYKASAFIIPTSTCLVELIETPFLVVTLSEIEIVNLERVGFGTKNFDMAIVFKDFKKDVLRIDSIPSTSLDAIKEWLDTTDLKYYESRLNLNWRPILKTIIDDPQKFIDDGGWEFLNMEASDSETEETEESDQGYEPSDAEPESESEDEDSDSESLVESDEDDEDDSEEDSEEEKGKTWEELEREASNADRENGAESDSEEERRRRKVKTFSKSRPPPERSSFKGGPSKKPKFR, translated from the coding sequence ATGGCGGATAATGGTAATGCAAAGCCAGGTGGTGGGGGATCTGGAGCTTATACAATCAACCTAGATAACTTCAGTAAGCGGCTGAAGGTGTTCTATGACCATTGGAAAGAGCATAATTCTGATCTATGGGGTTCTTCTAACGCTATTGCAATTGCTACTCCACCCCCGTCTGAAGATCTTCGTTATTTGAAGTCGTCAGCTCTGGACGTCTGGCTACTTGGATATGAATTTCCAGAAACCATAATTGTCTTCATGCACAAGCAAATACATTTCTTATGCAGTCAAAAGAAAGCAAATCTCATTGGCACCCTCAAGAAGGCTGCAAATGATGCTGTTGGTGCTGATATTGTCTTGCATGTGAAAGCTAAGAATGACAGTGGTGTTGGCTTAATGGAGGACATAGTGCGTGCTGTCTGTGCTCAGTCAAAATCAGATGACCCAATTGTTGGTCACATTGCAAAAGAGGCACCTGAGGGTAAGCTCCTTGAAGCTTGGGCAGACAAATTGTCTAGCTCATCTGTGCAACTTACAGATATAACGAATGGCTTCTCTGAGCTTTTTGCTATGAAGGATACCTCAGAGATCACATGTGTGAAGAAGGCCTCCTACCTAACCTCATCTGTAATGAAAAATTTTGTGGTTCCGAAGCTAGAGAAGGTGATTGATGAAGAGAGGAAAGTGACACACTCTTCATTGATGGATGAGACAGAAAAGGCTATTCTTGATCCTCTTAAGGTCAAAGTGAAGTTGAAGGCTGAAAATGTTGACATATGCTATCCTCCTGTATTTCAAAGTGGAGGGAAGTTTGACCTCAAGCCAGGTGCCTCAAGCAATGATGATTATCTTTACTATGACTCTGCAAGTGTTATCATATGTGCAATTGGGGCCAGATATGGAAATTATTGCTCCAATATGGCCAGAACATTTCTGATAGATGCTACTCCTACACAGAGCAAGGCGTATGAAACTCTTATGAAAGCTCATGAAGCTGCTCTAGAAGCATTGAAGCCAGGGAATCGGATGAGTGCGGTTTATCAGGCTGCAGTTGACGTTATTGAGAAGAATGCCCCTGAACTACTTCCTAATCTAACGAAGTCTGCTGGTACAGGAATTGGTCTTGAATTCCGAGAGTCTGGCTTAAACTTGAATCCCAAGAATGACCGTATCATAAAAGCAGGAATGGTTTTCAATGTCTCCCTTGGTTTGCATAATCTTCAAGCAGAAACAAAGAGTGAGAAGACAAAACAATACTCTCTTTTGTTGGCTGATACATGTTTAGTGCCATTGGAGAACTTAACAGCATCGTGCTCCAAGCTTCTTAAGGATGTTGCTTATTCGTTTAATGACGAGGATGAAGTTCTTCCTGTCAAAAAGGTGGAGGTTAATGCAAAGGAGGCATTGCCACCAACAAAGGCCACACTTAGGTCAGACAACCAGGAGATGTCCAAGGAAGAGCTCCGGAGACAACACCAGGCTGAACTTGCTCGTCAAAAGAATGAAGAGACTGCTAGAAGGCTTGCTGGGGTTGGCTCTGGTTCTGGTGATGGGCGTGGTCCCTCAAGGTCATCAAATGAGCTTGTTGCATATAAGAATGTTAATGATGTTCCATATGCAAGAGAGTTGGTCATACAAGTAGATCAGAAGAATGAAGCTGTCCTCTTACCTATTTATGGCAGCATGGTTCCTTTCCATGTTTCTACTGTTAAGAGTGTCACAAGTCACCAAGACAACCGCACTTGCACTATCCGCATCTTCTTCAATGTGCCTGGCATGCCATTCTCAAACGATAGCAATCTGAAGTCGCAAGGGGCTATCTACTTGAAGGAGATCACGTTCCGCTCGAAAGATCCACGACATAGCAGTGAAGTTGTTCAGCAAATCAAAACGTTGAGGCGGCAAGTTGCTTCAAGGGAGTCAGAGAGAGCTGAAAGAGCCACCCTTGTTACTCAGGAGAAACTTCAGTTGGCAAGCAACAGAAACAAGCCAGTGAGACTTTCTGATGTGTGGATAAGGCCTGCATTTGGTGGACGTGGGCGGAAGCTTACAGGAACTCTTGAGTCCCATGTCAATGGTTTTAGATATTCTACTTCAAGGGCTGATGAGCGTGTGGATATCATGTATGGGAATGTAAAGCATGCCTTCTTCCAGCCAGCAGAAAAAGAAATGATTACACTCCTTCATTTCCATTTGCACAATCATATTATGGTTGGAAACAAGAAGACAAAGGATGTTCAATTTTATGTTGAGGTGATGGATGTTGTTCAGACTCTTGGAGGGAATAGGAGATCAGCTCTTGATCCTGATGAAATTGAAGAAGAGCAGCGTGAGAGGGACCGAAAGAATAGAATAAACATGGATTTCCAGAACTTTGTGAACAAGGTTAATGATCACTGGTCGCAGCCACAATTCAAGGGGCTGGATCTTGAGTTTGATGTCCCTCTTAGAGAGCTTGGATTCCATGGTGTTCCATATAAAGCTTCAGCTTTCATCATTCCAACTTCGACTTGTTTGGTTGAACTAATAGAGACACCCTTCCTGGTGGTGACCCTGAGTGAGATAGAGATTGTTAATTTGGAGAGGGTGGGCTTTGGGACAAAGAACTTTGACATGGCTATCGTGTTCAAGGATTTCAAGAAGGATGTTCTTCGCATTGATTCCATACCATCAACATCACTTGATGCAATAAAGGAGTGGCTTGACACGACTGACCTCAAGTACTATGAGAGCAGGCTGAACCTTAACTGGCGTCCTATTCTGAAAACTATCATTGATGATCCTCAGAAATTCATTGATGACGGTGGCTGGGAATTCTTGAATATGGAAGCAAGTGATTCAGAAACAGAGGAAACAGAGGAATCTGATCAGGGCTACGAGCCTTCTGATGCTGAGCCTGAGTCTGAATCAGAAGATGAAGATTCTGACAGCGAGTCCTTGGTGGAATCagatgaggatgatgaggacgatTCTGAAGAAGACTCTGAGGAAGAGAAGGGTAAGACCTGGGAGGAGCTGGAACGGGAGGCAAGCAATGCAGACAGGGAGAATGGTGCGGAGTCGGACAGCGAAGaagagaggaggcggcgcaaGGTGAAGACCTTCAGCAAGTCCCGTCCACCACCGGAGCGCAGCAGCTTCAAGGGAGGACCCTCAAAGAAGCCGAAGTTCAGGTAA
- the LOC127772338 gene encoding serine carboxypeptidase 1-like encodes MPRTAAAAAPPPLLLLSAAAAIAIAVAVAAPDGHLVASLPGFHGAFPSKHYSGYVTVDEGSGRRLFYYLVTSERDAAADPVVLWLNGGPGCSSLDGFVYENGPFNFERGSDPGGLPNLELNPYSWSKVSNVVYLDSPAGVGMSYSLNKSDYTTGDLKTAADAHTFLLKWFELYPEFQSNPFYMSGESFAGIYIPTLADEVVKGIEKDLKPRINFKGYLIGNGATDQDYDFNSFVPFAHGMGLISTELFEDASTACHGTFWGKVNNLCQEKIDRVHWELKDLNKYNILAPCYHHPEIQELEFKNSSLPSSFRKLGETEKRFPVRKRMAGRSWPLRAPVTRGRMTMWPELGGRSLPCTSDELANAWLDDEDVRAAIHAEPKSLIGSWELYTARIEYYHDTGDSMVKYHKKFTAMGYRALIYSGDHDLCIPYVGTEAWVRSMGYRVIDHWRPWYFGGQVAGYTQGYEHNLTFLTIKGAGHTVPEYKPKETLAFYSHWLSGEKI; translated from the exons ATGcctcgcaccgccgccgccgccgcgccgccgccgctgctgctgctctccgccgcagccgccatcgccatcgccgtcgccgtcgcggccccCGACGGCCACCTAGTTGCCAGCCTCCCGGGCTTCCATGGCGCCTTCCCCTCCAAGCACTACTCCGG GTACGTGACGGTGGACGAGGGGAGCGGGAGGCGGCTGTTCTACTACCTGGTGACGTCGgagcgcgacgcggcggccgacCCCGTCGTGCTCTGGCTCAACGGCGGCCCGGGATGCTCCAGCCTCGACGGCTTCGTCTACGAGAACG GCCCCTTCAATTTCGAGCGTGGCAGCGATCCGGGTGGTCTCCCAAATCTGGAGCTCAACCCCTACAGCTGGTCCAAG GTTTCCAACGTGGTGTACCTCGACTCCCCTGCTGGTGTTGGGATGTCGTACTCGTTGAATAAATCAGATTACACGACAGGTGACCTAAAAACAGCGGCTGATGCACACACCTTCCTTCTGAAG TGGTTTGAGTTATACCCTGAGTTCCAGTCAAATCCGTTCTACATGTCGGGAGAGTCATTTGCAGGGATCTACATTCCAACACTAGCTGATGAAGTTGTAAAAG GGATAGAAAAGGATCTGAAGCCAAGAATCAATTTTAAG GGATATCTAATTGGCAATGGAGCAACTGATCAGGACTATGATTTCAATTCGTTTGTGCCGTTTGCACATGGGATGGGTCTCATCTCAACCGAATTGTTTGAG GATGCAAGTACTGCATGCCATGGTACATTTTGGGGCAAAGTTAATAATCTGTGCCAAGAAAAGATAGACAGAGTGCATTGG GAACTCAAGGACCTGAACAAGTACAACATCCTTGCTCCCTGCTACCATCACCCTGAAATTCAAGAATTAGAGTTCAAGAACAGCAGCTTGCCATCAAGTTTTAGAAAGCTAGGTGAGACAGAGAAGCGATTTCCAGTGAGAAAGCGAATGGCTGGCCGCTCTTGGCCTCTCCGTGCTCCTGTGACTCGTGGACGCATGACGATGTGGCCTGAACTTGGTGGTAGATCACTCCCCTGCACG AGCGACGAACTTGCTAATGCATGGCTGGATGATGAAGATGTAAGAGCTGCCATTCACGCGGAACCG AAAAGCTTAATTGGGTCATGGGAACTGTATACTGCAAGAATAGAGTACTACCATGATACTGGAGACAGCATGGTGAAGTACCACAAGAAGTTCACAGCCATGGGATATCGCGCACTTATTTACAG TGGAGATCATGATCTCTGTATTCCCTATGTCGGAACGGAAGCATGGGTTAGATCCATGGGATACCGAGTAATTGATCATTGGCGACCATGGTACTTTGGAGGGCAAGTCGCTGG TTATACACAAGGTTATGAACACAATCTCACTTTCCTCACCATAAAG GGAGCTGGACACACTGTCCCGGAGTACAAGCCCAAGGAGACGCTTGCGTTCTATAGCCACTGGTTGTCCGGGGAGAAGATTTGA